One genomic segment of Aquamicrobium lusatiense includes these proteins:
- a CDS encoding ATP-dependent Clp protease proteolytic subunit, with protein MRETMQLVPMVIEQSSRGERSFDIFSRLLRERIIFLNGEVNDTVSALVCAQMLFLESENPKKPIHLYINSPGGVVTSGLAMYDTMRYIRAPVHTLCMGTARSMGSFLLMAGAPGHRAALPNASLLVHQPSGGFQGQASDIFIHAEEIQRTKRRMTQLYAEHCGRSYAEVEQALDRDHFMTAEEGLEWGLIDHVLHARDESSDQGAGA; from the coding sequence ATGCGCGAAACGATGCAACTCGTCCCTATGGTCATAGAGCAGTCGAGCCGCGGAGAGCGGTCGTTCGACATTTTCTCGCGCCTGCTGCGGGAACGGATCATTTTCCTCAATGGTGAGGTCAACGATACGGTTTCGGCTCTGGTCTGCGCGCAGATGCTGTTTCTGGAATCGGAGAACCCGAAGAAGCCGATCCATCTCTATATCAATTCGCCGGGCGGCGTGGTGACCAGCGGCCTCGCCATGTACGACACCATGCGCTACATCCGCGCCCCGGTGCACACGCTGTGCATGGGCACGGCCCGCTCCATGGGTTCGTTCCTGCTGATGGCGGGGGCGCCCGGCCATCGCGCGGCGCTGCCCAATGCCAGCCTCCTGGTGCACCAGCCGTCCGGCGGCTTTCAGGGGCAGGCCTCCGACATCTTCATCCATGCCGAGGAAATCCAGCGCACCAAGCGGCGCATGACGCAGCTTTACGCCGAACATTGCGGGCGCAGCTACGCGGAAGTGGAGCAGGCGCTGGACCGCGACCATTTCATGACGGCGGAGGAGGGACTGGAATGGGGCCTGATCGACCATGTCCTGCATGCACGCGATGAGAGTTCGGATCAGGGCGCCGGCGCGTGA
- a CDS encoding tetratricopeptide repeat protein, producing the protein MARCVALAVMIFCAGHVAAHAAETPADAASTHETTGKVDETAKGDRQLPQPADDKAVLPALDPARFGKLTDDAYGAYQRGLYQTAYNLALPRAQNGDPAAQTLVAELLARGMGVPLNAKEAAKWYAAAAERGIPEAQFQYALMLLDGDFVPKDEKQAHALMQAAAEAGNALAQFNFAQLLVKENPGDLSRAVTYYERAAEAGLADAQYALAQAYANGVGGKAHDDAKARSFLEKAARQNFDTAQLDLAQWLIDGRGGERDYKEGFGWMLVAARGGNVAAQNRLAKLYVAALGTDPDPILAAGWYIVARRAGLIDREMEDYLEGLTDEQMKQAVQKANRLP; encoded by the coding sequence ATGGCAAGGTGTGTGGCACTGGCTGTGATGATCTTCTGCGCAGGCCACGTCGCCGCGCACGCGGCCGAGACGCCGGCCGACGCCGCTTCCACCCATGAAACCACCGGCAAGGTGGATGAAACCGCCAAAGGCGACCGCCAGCTGCCGCAACCTGCCGACGACAAGGCCGTCTTGCCCGCTCTCGATCCGGCCCGCTTCGGCAAGCTGACCGACGATGCCTATGGCGCCTATCAGCGCGGCCTCTACCAGACCGCCTACAACCTGGCCCTGCCCCGGGCGCAAAACGGCGACCCGGCCGCCCAGACGCTGGTGGCGGAACTGCTGGCACGCGGAATGGGCGTTCCCCTCAACGCCAAGGAAGCCGCGAAATGGTATGCGGCCGCGGCCGAACGCGGCATCCCGGAGGCGCAGTTCCAGTATGCGCTGATGCTGCTTGACGGCGACTTCGTGCCAAAGGATGAAAAGCAGGCTCATGCGCTGATGCAGGCGGCGGCCGAGGCCGGCAATGCGCTCGCCCAGTTCAATTTCGCCCAGCTTCTGGTGAAGGAAAATCCGGGCGATCTCTCCCGCGCGGTGACCTATTACGAGCGCGCTGCGGAAGCCGGCCTTGCCGATGCGCAATATGCGCTGGCGCAGGCCTACGCCAACGGTGTGGGCGGCAAGGCGCATGACGATGCGAAAGCCCGCAGCTTCCTCGAAAAGGCCGCGCGTCAGAATTTCGACACCGCCCAGCTCGACCTTGCGCAATGGCTGATCGACGGTCGCGGCGGCGAGCGCGACTACAAGGAAGGCTTCGGCTGGATGCTGGTAGCTGCGCGCGGCGGCAATGTCGCCGCCCAGAACCGGCTGGCCAAGCTCTATGTCGCCGCCCTCGGCACCGATCCCGACCCGATCCTCGCCGCCGGCTGGTACATCGTTGCACGCCGCGCCGGGCTCATCGACCGCGAGATGGAAGACTATCTCGAAGGCCTGACCGATGAGCAGATGAAGCAAGCGGTGCAGAAGGCCAACCGCCTGCCCTGA
- a CDS encoding SRPBCC family protein, with amino-acid sequence MNDAPTQEQDAGIDQTYELDAPPQKVWRAISLPQFREQWLPGTDLADPQAETITPGAEVRYRMRDSAPPFLESTVTFRIAANADGGTSLRVIHRLVDVRSASRTQAANSNGMPVMRAA; translated from the coding sequence ATGAACGACGCACCGACACAAGAGCAGGATGCCGGCATCGACCAGACTTACGAGCTGGATGCCCCGCCGCAAAAGGTCTGGCGAGCGATCAGCCTGCCGCAGTTCCGCGAGCAATGGCTGCCGGGCACGGATCTGGCCGATCCGCAGGCAGAAACCATCACGCCGGGCGCGGAAGTGCGCTACCGCATGCGCGACTCCGCGCCGCCCTTTCTTGAAAGCACGGTGACCTTCCGCATCGCCGCCAATGCGGATGGCGGCACCAGCCTGCGCGTCATCCACCGGCTTGTCGATGTGCGGTCGGCCAGTCGCACGCAGGCGGCCAACAGCAACGGAATGCCCGTCATGCGCGCCGCCTGA
- a CDS encoding metalloregulator ArsR/SmtB family transcription factor, whose protein sequence is MCLCDGMNENEIFRALADPTRRAIFEKLAGGSMNASALREGMAISQPAMSQHLGVLRGARLVREERQGRFVNYEVDPEGLIAMARWMAKYRNYWPARIDGLRDLLKDMDQ, encoded by the coding sequence GTGTGCTTATGTGATGGCATGAACGAGAATGAGATATTCCGCGCGCTGGCCGATCCCACCCGCCGCGCGATCTTCGAGAAGCTGGCGGGCGGCAGCATGAACGCCAGCGCGCTGCGCGAAGGCATGGCGATCAGCCAGCCGGCGATGTCGCAACATCTCGGCGTACTGCGTGGCGCCCGGCTGGTGCGCGAAGAAAGGCAGGGGCGCTTCGTCAACTATGAGGTCGATCCCGAAGGGCTGATAGCGATGGCGCGCTGGATGGCGAAATACCGCAATTACTGGCCGGCGCGCATCGATGGTCTGCGGGACCTGTTGAAGGACATGGATCAATGA
- a CDS encoding DUF1465 family protein, which produces MNRSSQESGNTIRLAERRIFSQSFQPLYNEGMGLVEQAAEYLDSRGRTEAKKLTRLAATLYAAESMRLTTRLMQIASWLLLQRAANSGEMTRDQVAAEKAKVRLDTVSAHEDAEGWSELPVEFVDLVRRSLRLQSLVRRMDEEVYGDALPQGLERGSPVFDQISLLNTAFARG; this is translated from the coding sequence ATGAATCGATCTTCACAGGAAAGCGGGAACACGATCAGGCTGGCCGAGCGCCGCATTTTCTCGCAATCCTTCCAGCCGCTGTACAATGAAGGCATGGGGCTGGTTGAACAGGCCGCCGAATATCTGGATTCGCGCGGGCGCACCGAGGCGAAGAAGCTGACCCGGCTGGCCGCGACCCTTTATGCGGCCGAATCGATGCGGCTGACCACGCGCCTCATGCAGATCGCCTCCTGGCTGCTGCTCCAGCGCGCCGCCAATTCCGGCGAGATGACGCGCGATCAGGTGGCCGCCGAAAAGGCGAAGGTGCGTCTCGACACCGTCTCGGCGCACGAGGATGCGGAAGGCTGGAGCGAGCTGCCGGTCGAGTTCGTCGATCTGGTGCGCCGCTCGTTGCGCCTGCAATCGCTGGTGCGGCGCATGGACGAGGAAGTCTATGGCGATGCGCTGCCGCAGGGTCTTGAGCGCGGCAGCCCGGTGTTCGACCAGATATCGCTGCTCAACACGGCCTTCGCGCGCGGCTGA
- a CDS encoding MotA/TolQ/ExbB proton channel family protein: protein MALLRSFGIGGGSDVLSYDPHKLSSPQVFLLTMVIFLGLVGFIAIILSRQIHSAFSTNPGLNGLILGVLIVGILLAFAQVGRLFREVRWVNSFRAGVEATDPVLLAPMKAMLGRSSAIAVSTSSMRTMLDSIATRLDETRDTSRYLVGLLVFLGLLGTFWGLLETIGSISDTIQSLDPGTGDSASVLEALKQGLSAPLSGMGTAFSSSLFGLSGSLVLGFLDLQAGRAQNRFYTELENWLSSVTDLSSDLAGPENGRSAGTTDELRSLSERLRSLQESNGSNPRTAAAMANLADGIAGLVKNMRSEQQIMRDWVEAQSDEQRAMRETLEKIASALDTQKGVK, encoded by the coding sequence ATGGCCCTGCTCAGATCGTTCGGCATAGGCGGCGGCTCGGATGTGCTGAGCTATGATCCCCACAAGCTTTCCAGCCCGCAGGTGTTCCTGCTCACCATGGTCATCTTTCTGGGACTGGTCGGCTTCATCGCCATCATCCTGTCCCGCCAGATCCACTCGGCCTTTTCCACGAATCCCGGCCTGAACGGCCTGATCCTCGGCGTGCTCATCGTCGGCATTTTGCTCGCCTTCGCGCAGGTCGGCCGCCTGTTTCGCGAGGTTCGGTGGGTGAACTCCTTCCGCGCCGGCGTGGAAGCCACCGACCCCGTCCTGCTGGCGCCGATGAAGGCGATGCTTGGCCGTTCGTCGGCGATCGCCGTCTCCACCAGTTCCATGCGCACAATGCTGGATTCGATCGCCACCCGCCTCGACGAAACCCGCGACACCTCGCGCTACCTCGTCGGCCTGCTGGTGTTTCTCGGCCTGCTCGGCACCTTCTGGGGCCTCCTGGAAACCATCGGATCGATCAGCGACACCATCCAGTCGCTCGATCCCGGCACCGGCGACTCGGCCTCGGTTCTGGAAGCGCTGAAGCAGGGCCTTTCCGCGCCGCTGTCCGGCATGGGCACGGCCTTTTCCTCCTCGCTGTTCGGCCTCTCCGGCTCGCTGGTTCTGGGCTTCCTCGACCTTCAGGCCGGCCGCGCGCAGAACCGTTTCTACACCGAGCTGGAGAACTGGCTCTCCTCGGTCACGGACCTCTCCTCCGACCTGGCCGGCCCCGAAAACGGACGCAGCGCCGGCACCACGGACGAGCTTCGCTCTCTGTCTGAGCGGCTGCGCTCCCTGCAGGAAAGCAACGGCTCCAACCCACGCACGGCAGCCGCCATGGCCAATCTGGCCGACGGCATTGCCGGGCTGGTCAAGAACATGCGCTCCGAACAGCAGATCATGCGCGACTGGGTGGAAGCCCAGTCCGACGAGCAGCGCGCCATGCGCGAAACGCTGGAGAAGATCGCCTCCGCCCTCGACACACAGAAGGGAGTGAAGTGA
- a CDS encoding thiamine phosphate synthase — MNTQSPPERCRLVLIAMPGTDAGRLQAALEGGDVASVIFVQGTLDDSAFQRVAADLVPVAQTAGAAAVIAGDSRVADRVKADGVHVEAAPAELADTIERLQERMMVGTGGVKTRDAALELGEAGPDYMFFGRFGYDNDPVPHPRNLGLGAWWAEMVEIPCIVMGGSEIASVTEVAATGAEFVALSAAIFAEGADPRAAVAEINALLDANAPRFGE; from the coding sequence ATGAACACCCAATCGCCTCCCGAACGCTGCCGTCTTGTCCTGATCGCCATGCCCGGCACCGATGCCGGACGGCTTCAGGCTGCACTTGAAGGCGGCGATGTGGCGTCGGTGATCTTCGTGCAGGGAACGCTCGACGATTCCGCATTTCAGCGCGTCGCCGCAGACCTCGTGCCAGTCGCCCAGACTGCAGGCGCCGCCGCCGTAATCGCCGGCGACAGCCGCGTGGCCGACCGGGTAAAGGCGGATGGCGTTCATGTCGAAGCAGCTCCTGCGGAACTCGCCGACACGATCGAACGCCTGCAGGAGCGCATGATGGTCGGCACCGGCGGGGTCAAGACGCGCGATGCCGCGCTGGAGCTTGGCGAGGCTGGTCCCGACTACATGTTCTTCGGCCGTTTCGGCTATGACAATGACCCGGTGCCTCATCCGCGCAATCTGGGCCTTGGCGCATGGTGGGCGGAGATGGTGGAAATTCCCTGCATCGTGATGGGCGGTTCCGAAATCGCTTCGGTGACGGAAGTGGCCGCGACCGGGGCCGAATTCGTGGCGCTGTCCGCCGCCATCTTCGCCGAAGGCGCTGATCCGCGTGCGGCTGTCGCAGAAATCAACGCATTGCTCGACGCCAACGCGCCGCGCTTCGGGGAATGA
- the ruvC gene encoding crossover junction endodeoxyribonuclease RuvC, with protein sequence MAEMIRIIGIDPGLRRTGWGIVESLGNSLRFVASGSVCSDDKATLASRLCQLHDGLSKILHEAMPHEAAVEQTFVNKDATATLKLGQARGIAMLVPALAGLPVAEYAPNAVKKAVIGVGHGDKKQIHMMVKVLMPKAVFDTHDAADALAIAICHAHHRQSVAYRLKQIA encoded by the coding sequence ATGGCGGAAATGATTCGGATCATCGGCATCGACCCGGGGCTGCGACGCACCGGCTGGGGCATTGTCGAAAGCCTCGGCAATTCGCTGCGCTTCGTCGCCTCCGGTTCCGTGTGCTCGGATGACAAGGCGACGCTCGCGTCGCGTCTGTGCCAGCTTCATGACGGACTGTCGAAAATTCTGCATGAGGCCATGCCGCATGAGGCGGCCGTGGAGCAGACCTTCGTCAACAAGGACGCAACGGCGACGCTGAAGCTCGGGCAGGCGCGTGGCATTGCCATGCTGGTGCCGGCGCTGGCCGGCCTGCCGGTCGCCGAATATGCGCCCAATGCGGTCAAGAAAGCGGTAATTGGCGTCGGCCATGGCGACAAGAAGCAGATCCACATGATGGTCAAGGTGCTGATGCCCAAGGCGGTGTTCGACACCCATGATGCGGCCGATGCGCTCGCCATCGCCATCTGCCATGCCCATCACCGGCAAAGCGTGGCATACAGGCTGAAGCAGATTGCATAG
- a CDS encoding acyltransferase family protein: MNPVNIYRNSHIDALRGAGILLVVFGHLIEKPSSDSELLHAIYVGIYSFHMPLFIFLSGMFARNRLEGRDYRKIVWTLILPLAVFQLVYIGASRLTGWYEYSLLTPYWLLWFIASMVIWRLVLPLFASPAGLVAAVAVAVAAGYDDGIGYTLSLSRTLYFLPFFVLGHLYGAQLVAAARQRPVAFALMFVGSVGAVLFWWKLGLNAGALTGSRAYASGAADADYPAIARLGLMALGGSAAVGFAALVPARAAMLGWLGERSLAIYLLHGLVVMAFVASGAPALIPQVLLLPVLATLSVLVALATAPADGPMRRLFSPPQAAWSRMVSA, from the coding sequence ATGAATCCAGTAAATATATACAGAAACAGCCATATCGATGCCCTAAGGGGTGCTGGAATACTTCTTGTCGTCTTCGGACATCTGATCGAGAAGCCGTCGTCAGATTCTGAATTGTTGCATGCGATCTATGTCGGCATCTACAGTTTTCATATGCCGCTTTTCATTTTTCTGTCCGGCATGTTCGCCCGTAACAGGCTTGAAGGGCGCGACTATCGCAAGATCGTGTGGACACTGATCCTGCCGCTGGCCGTCTTCCAGCTTGTCTATATCGGCGCCAGCCGGCTGACGGGCTGGTATGAATATTCGCTGCTCACGCCTTATTGGCTGCTGTGGTTCATCGCCAGCATGGTCATCTGGCGTCTTGTGCTGCCGCTGTTCGCCTCGCCGGCGGGTCTGGTGGCGGCCGTGGCGGTGGCGGTGGCGGCCGGATATGACGATGGCATCGGCTATACGCTGAGCCTCTCCCGCACGCTCTACTTCCTGCCCTTCTTCGTGCTCGGCCATCTTTATGGCGCCCAGCTCGTCGCTGCCGCGCGACAGCGCCCGGTTGCCTTCGCGCTGATGTTTGTCGGCAGTGTGGGTGCCGTGCTTTTCTGGTGGAAGCTGGGTCTCAATGCCGGTGCGCTCACCGGCAGCCGCGCCTATGCCAGCGGTGCCGCCGACGCCGATTATCCGGCGATCGCGCGTCTTGGCCTGATGGCGCTGGGCGGTTCGGCGGCTGTGGGTTTCGCGGCTCTGGTGCCGGCGCGGGCGGCGATGCTCGGCTGGCTTGGCGAGCGCTCGCTGGCCATCTATCTGCTCCACGGGCTGGTGGTGATGGCGTTCGTGGCTTCCGGCGCGCCGGCACTCATCCCGCAGGTTCTGCTCCTGCCAGTGCTGGCAACACTGTCGGTGCTGGTGGCGCTGGCGACCGCGCCGGCAGACGGGCCGATGCGGCGGCTGTTCAGCCCGCCGCAGGCCGCATGGAGCCGGATGGTGTCAGCGTGA
- the ruvA gene encoding Holliday junction branch migration protein RuvA, with translation MIGKLKGTLDEIGEDHCVVDVHGVGYVAFCSARTLASMSGPGEAVVLFIETVVREDMIRLFGFSSALERDWFRLLSTHVPGVGAKVAMSVLSTLSPSDLANAIALRDIAMVSRAPGVGKKVAERIVTELKNKAPAFAGEAAGTIGLKQELGEGLAPAPIADAVSALVNLGYGRDIAANAVAAALKSAGEDADSAKLIRLGLKELAR, from the coding sequence ATGATCGGCAAGCTGAAGGGCACGCTGGACGAGATCGGCGAGGATCATTGCGTCGTCGATGTGCATGGCGTCGGCTATGTCGCCTTCTGCTCGGCGCGCACGCTGGCCTCTATGTCAGGGCCGGGCGAGGCGGTCGTGCTGTTCATCGAAACGGTGGTGCGCGAGGACATGATCCGCCTGTTCGGGTTCAGCTCGGCGCTGGAGCGCGACTGGTTCCGGCTGCTGTCCACGCATGTGCCGGGCGTCGGCGCCAAGGTGGCGATGTCGGTCCTGTCGACGCTCAGCCCTTCGGATCTGGCCAACGCCATCGCGCTGCGCGACATCGCCATGGTCAGCCGCGCCCCCGGCGTCGGCAAGAAGGTGGCGGAACGCATCGTCACCGAACTGAAGAACAAGGCGCCTGCCTTTGCCGGCGAGGCCGCCGGCACCATCGGGCTCAAGCAGGAACTGGGCGAGGGCTTGGCGCCTGCGCCGATTGCCGACGCGGTTTCGGCGCTGGTCAATCTCGGCTACGGGCGCGACATTGCCGCCAATGCGGTGGCCGCCGCGCTGAAATCCGCCGGCGAAGACGCCGATTCGGCAAAGCTCATCCGTCTTGGCCTGAAGGAACTGGCACGGTGA
- a CDS encoding inositol monophosphatase family protein, whose protein sequence is MARSAILNVMVQAAMKAGRSLSRDFGEVQNLQVSLKGPGDYVSQADRKAEDIIYTELAKARPGYGFLMEERGAVAGDDDQHRWIVDPLDGTTNFLHGIPIFSISIALERQGQLVAAVIYNPAMDELYTAERGGGAFMNDRRLRVAARTKLSDAVVGCGIPHLGRGHHGNFLVELRNVMNEVAGVRRMGSAALDLAYVAAGRMDGYWETGLSAWDIAAGLLLVREAGGFASEPDGGQDMLDSGNVVAGNETIHRALVKTLSRPVSSR, encoded by the coding sequence ATGGCCCGCTCCGCCATATTAAACGTCATGGTTCAGGCTGCCATGAAGGCCGGCCGCTCGCTTTCGCGCGATTTCGGCGAGGTGCAGAACCTGCAGGTCTCGCTCAAGGGCCCGGGTGACTATGTCAGCCAGGCCGACCGCAAGGCCGAAGACATCATCTACACCGAGCTTGCCAAGGCCCGCCCCGGCTACGGCTTCCTGATGGAAGAACGCGGCGCGGTGGCCGGCGACGACGACCAGCACCGCTGGATCGTCGATCCGCTCGATGGCACCACCAACTTCCTTCACGGAATCCCGATCTTCTCCATCTCGATCGCGCTGGAGCGTCAGGGCCAGCTCGTCGCCGCCGTCATCTACAACCCGGCCATGGATGAGCTCTACACCGCCGAGCGCGGCGGCGGAGCCTTCATGAACGACCGCCGGCTGCGCGTCGCCGCCCGCACGAAGCTCTCGGATGCCGTTGTCGGCTGCGGCATTCCGCATCTGGGTCGCGGCCATCACGGCAACTTCCTTGTCGAGCTGCGAAACGTCATGAACGAAGTGGCGGGCGTGCGCCGTATGGGCTCCGCTGCCCTCGACCTTGCCTATGTGGCGGCGGGACGCATGGACGGCTACTGGGAAACCGGCCTTTCGGCATGGGACATCGCCGCCGGCCTTCTGCTGGTGCGCGAGGCGGGCGGCTTCGCCTCCGAACCGGATGGCGGTCAGGACATGCTCGACAGCGGCAATGTCGTCGCCGGCAACGAGACCATCCACCGCGCGCTGGTCAAAACGCTTTCAAGGCCCGTCTCGTCACGCTGA
- the ruvB gene encoding Holliday junction branch migration DNA helicase RuvB, giving the protein MSSDDRLISSEKRGEDAEQTLRPQTLDDFVGQAAARANLKVFIEAARGRGDALDHVLFVGPPGLGKTTLAQIMAREMGVNFRSTSGPVIAKAGDLAALLTNLEDRDVLFIDEIHRLSPAVEEILYPAMEDFQLDLIIGEGPAARSVKIDLARFTLVAATTRLGLLTNPLRDRFGIPVRLNFYTVDELELIVRRGARLLNLPMSDDGAVEIARRARGTPRIAGRLLRRVRDFATVAGAETVNRRIADEALLRLEVDGLGLDALDRRYLTMIAGNFGGGPVGIETIAAALSEPRDAIEDIIEPYLIQQGFIQRTPRGRVLTANAWRHLGLEAPRDITQQQIGLFEDE; this is encoded by the coding sequence ATGAGTTCCGATGATCGCCTGATCTCCTCCGAAAAGCGGGGCGAGGATGCCGAGCAGACGCTGCGGCCGCAAACGCTTGACGATTTCGTCGGGCAGGCGGCGGCGCGCGCCAACCTGAAAGTGTTCATCGAGGCGGCGAGGGGGCGTGGCGACGCGCTTGACCATGTGCTGTTCGTCGGCCCGCCAGGATTGGGCAAGACTACGCTTGCCCAGATCATGGCGCGCGAGATGGGCGTCAATTTCCGCTCTACCTCCGGCCCTGTTATCGCCAAGGCCGGCGATCTGGCGGCGTTGCTCACCAATCTCGAAGACCGCGACGTGCTGTTCATCGACGAGATCCATCGCCTCAGCCCGGCGGTGGAGGAAATCCTCTATCCGGCGATGGAGGATTTCCAGCTCGACCTGATCATCGGCGAGGGACCGGCGGCGCGCTCGGTCAAGATCGACCTCGCCCGGTTCACGCTGGTGGCGGCGACGACGCGGCTCGGCCTGCTCACCAATCCGCTGCGCGACCGTTTCGGCATTCCGGTGCGGCTCAATTTCTACACGGTCGACGAGCTGGAGCTGATCGTGCGGCGTGGCGCGCGCCTGCTCAACCTGCCGATGAGCGACGACGGCGCTGTCGAGATCGCGCGCCGGGCGCGGGGCACGCCGCGCATCGCCGGGCGGCTTCTGCGACGGGTGCGCGATTTCGCGACGGTGGCCGGGGCGGAAACGGTCAACCGCAGGATCGCGGATGAAGCGCTGCTGCGGCTGGAAGTCGACGGCCTCGGCCTTGATGCGCTCGACCGCCGCTACCTGACCATGATCGCCGGCAATTTCGGCGGCGGCCCGGTCGGCATCGAGACCATCGCGGCAGCCCTTTCGGAGCCGCGCGACGCCATCGAGGACATCATCGAGCCCTATCTGATTCAGCAGGGCTTCATCCAGCGCACGCCGCGCGGGCGCGTGCTGACCGCCAATGCCTGGCGGCATCTGGGGCTGGAAGCGCCGCGCGACATCACCCAGCAGCAGATCGGCCTGTTCGAGGACGAATGA
- a CDS encoding peptidoglycan -binding protein, with product MALGRGRRSYRHIDYWPGFVDALSTLLLAIMFLLSVFVLAQFLLSREISGKDEALNRLNAQINELTQLLALEKGNTQDAQDALANLQASLSAAEAEKSRLEQLLAAGTGAGSAATARADKLEGELDSERQISQRALSQVELLNQQISALRRQIAALEQALDASEARDRESNTKIADLGRRLNVALAQRVQELNRYRSDFFGRLREILADRENIRIVGDRFVFQSEVLFPLGSDQINEAGQGEMKKLADAIIELQKEIPPEINWVLRVDGHTDDRPLSGTGRFRDNWELSASRAISVVKFLIVNGVPANRLVAAGFGEYQPLDEGDTQEARDRNRRIELKLTER from the coding sequence GTGGCTCTGGGGCGCGGACGCCGCAGCTATCGCCATATCGACTACTGGCCGGGCTTCGTCGATGCGCTGTCGACGCTGCTGCTCGCCATCATGTTCCTGCTTTCGGTGTTCGTGCTGGCGCAGTTCCTGCTGAGCCGCGAAATTTCCGGCAAGGACGAAGCGCTCAACCGCCTCAATGCGCAGATCAACGAGCTGACCCAGTTGCTCGCTCTGGAAAAGGGCAACACGCAGGACGCGCAGGATGCGCTGGCCAACCTGCAGGCTTCCCTGTCCGCGGCAGAGGCCGAAAAGAGCCGGCTTGAGCAACTGCTGGCCGCCGGGACAGGAGCCGGAAGCGCCGCCACCGCCCGCGCTGACAAGCTGGAGGGCGAACTCGACAGCGAGCGCCAGATCAGCCAGCGCGCGCTGTCGCAGGTGGAACTGCTCAACCAGCAGATTTCGGCCTTGCGCCGCCAGATCGCCGCCCTTGAACAGGCGCTCGACGCTTCGGAAGCGCGCGACCGCGAATCCAACACCAAGATCGCCGATCTCGGCCGGCGGCTGAACGTTGCGCTCGCCCAGCGCGTGCAGGAGCTGAACCGCTACCGCTCCGATTTCTTCGGCCGCCTGCGCGAGATCCTCGCTGACCGCGAGAACATCCGCATCGTCGGCGACCGCTTCGTGTTCCAGTCGGAAGTGTTGTTCCCGCTGGGCTCCGACCAGATCAACGAGGCCGGTCAGGGCGAGATGAAGAAGCTCGCGGATGCCATCATCGAGTTGCAGAAGGAAATCCCGCCCGAGATCAACTGGGTGCTGCGCGTCGACGGCCACACCGACGACCGGCCGCTCTCCGGCACCGGCCGCTTCCGCGACAACTGGGAGCTTTCCGCCTCACGCGCCATCTCCGTGGTCAAGTTCCTGATCGTCAACGGCGTACCCGCCAACCGGCTGGTCGCCGCAGGCTTCGGCGAATACCAGCCGCTCGACGAAGGCGACACACAGGAAGCGCGTGACCGCAACCGCCGCATCGAACTGAAGCTCACCGAGCGGTAA